In Flammeovirgaceae bacterium 311, one DNA window encodes the following:
- a CDS encoding NAD-dependent epimerase/dehydratase (COG0451 Nucleoside-diphosphate-sugar epimerases), with protein sequence MNKTVSIIGGCGFLGSYVTKKFLAEGYTVKASTRNKNQPGGFQHLLEIGGDRPLELVEMDVLNADEVVQFVKGSEVVVHCGTPFRFDVQQEQAEAEMFRPTLEGTHNVIEACQKAQGLEKLVIISSVAAINGYVPSFDPAKGKEHIFTADDIPVTHSDHPPYNQSKYRSDQLVQEYIKENPSLPFEIISLYPGLIVGKPLSDSRDSTSAGMLYLLKHKLMPNDMMKMVFEYDIEFAMVAVEDVAEAIYQGTVRSGLHGKRYIISHETWPASDVHRMLNGESTSGKKWVQYSNQKAADELGLTFTPARIPLQEYSMAQESKA encoded by the coding sequence ATGAATAAAACTGTATCAATCATTGGTGGATGTGGCTTTCTGGGAAGCTATGTAACCAAAAAATTTCTGGCCGAAGGCTACACTGTTAAAGCTTCTACCAGGAATAAAAACCAGCCAGGGGGTTTTCAGCATTTGTTGGAAATAGGGGGGGATCGGCCGCTGGAGCTGGTTGAGATGGATGTTCTCAATGCCGATGAAGTAGTACAATTTGTAAAAGGCAGCGAGGTGGTGGTGCATTGCGGTACCCCCTTCCGCTTTGACGTACAGCAGGAGCAGGCTGAAGCTGAAATGTTTCGTCCAACACTGGAAGGTACCCATAATGTAATAGAAGCCTGCCAGAAAGCACAAGGACTAGAAAAGCTGGTCATCATATCATCTGTTGCTGCAATCAATGGTTATGTACCTTCTTTTGATCCTGCAAAAGGTAAGGAGCATATTTTTACTGCTGATGATATACCGGTAACCCATTCGGATCACCCTCCTTATAACCAGTCTAAGTATAGATCAGATCAACTGGTACAGGAATATATAAAAGAAAATCCCAGCCTACCCTTTGAGATCATTAGCTTATATCCTGGTCTAATTGTCGGTAAGCCACTCTCTGACTCAAGAGACTCTACTTCTGCAGGCATGCTTTACCTGTTAAAGCATAAACTGATGCCGAACGACATGATGAAGATGGTATTCGAATACGATATTGAGTTTGCTATGGTGGCTGTGGAAGATGTAGCAGAAGCTATTTACCAGGGTACTGTTCGTTCAGGTTTACATGGAAAAAGATACATCATCAGCCATGAGACCTGGCCTGCATCAGATGTACACCGCATGCTGAATGGAGAATCTACTTCTGGAAAAAAATGGGTTCAATACAGCAATCAAAAAGCAGCTGATGAGCTAGGGTTGACTTTTACCCCTGCAAGGATTCCACTCCAGGAATACAGTATGGCACAGGAATCAAAAGCTTAA
- a CDS encoding AraC family transcriptional regulator (COG2207 AraC-type DNA-binding domain-containing proteins) codes for MTAIPTGNVFLSLFWGSGGYTTQRPNSPEQTAMGGVFISGQQFEVAHHWVKRGEVNVIGFEMTPNAIHQFFGVPQQETTGKVLALKDVWSNKASLLYHQVINEPNTVRQIQIVEEFLCKRILAKEWQYNPTVAEATYTINLSKGNISVQGLASKLGISTRSLERKFLEAVGTSPKAFCKIMQFNNAFRQLTLPHKQILDVVSDAGYYDQPHFINHFRKVLGKSPGQFFEEHENFLYSFRKDNNDCTLDSMSDTLNAIRKLYVF; via the coding sequence ATGACCGCCATTCCTACGGGGAATGTGTTTCTTTCATTATTCTGGGGATCTGGAGGATATACCACTCAAAGACCAAACTCCCCAGAACAAACTGCAATGGGTGGTGTCTTTATATCAGGCCAACAATTTGAAGTAGCTCATCATTGGGTAAAGCGAGGTGAAGTAAACGTCATTGGCTTTGAAATGACTCCTAATGCCATTCATCAATTCTTTGGCGTTCCTCAGCAGGAGACAACAGGAAAGGTTCTAGCATTAAAAGATGTCTGGTCTAATAAAGCCTCTTTGCTGTATCATCAGGTAATCAATGAACCTAATACTGTTAGACAAATCCAAATTGTAGAGGAGTTTCTTTGTAAGAGGATACTAGCGAAGGAATGGCAGTATAATCCAACAGTTGCCGAAGCTACTTATACGATCAATCTATCAAAAGGTAATATATCTGTTCAAGGCTTGGCATCAAAACTTGGCATTAGTACCAGGAGCCTGGAACGGAAATTTTTAGAGGCAGTTGGTACATCACCAAAAGCTTTTTGCAAGATAATGCAGTTCAATAATGCCTTCAGGCAATTGACCCTTCCTCACAAACAAATCTTAGATGTGGTCTCTGATGCAGGTTATTATGACCAGCCTCATTTTATTAACCACTTCCGGAAGGTTTTAGGTAAGAGCCCTGGACAATTCTTTGAAGAGCATGAAAACTTTTTATACTCTTTCAGGAAAGACAATAATGATTGCACCCTGGATTCTATGTCTGACACACTAAATGCCATACGTAAATTGTATGTTTTTTAG
- a CDS encoding LytTR family two component transcriptional regulator (COG3279 Response regulator of the LytR/AlgR family): MRKKLSCYIIDDEHLAQKILEEYIAKVSFLELKGSFESPLEAVDHMDEDMPDLLFLDINMPDLDGLSFIPMLNPKPMIILTTAYDQYALKAFDLEVKDYLLKPISFERFYKGVLRIYQEFNPQHQPEQIETNIMPKNEQEYVFIKAGTRIQKIAIRDILFIEGMKDYLRIHTHKEKIMTLLSFAKLEELLPDKKFARVHKSFMVAIDKIDHIEKNRIRIADLIIPISNTYADTFYKRLRDFKD, from the coding sequence ATGAGAAAAAAGCTCAGCTGCTATATAATTGATGATGAGCATCTGGCTCAGAAAATACTGGAAGAGTATATAGCAAAAGTTTCCTTTCTGGAGCTGAAAGGCAGTTTTGAGAGTCCATTGGAAGCAGTTGACCATATGGATGAAGACATGCCTGACCTGCTATTTTTGGATATAAATATGCCGGACCTGGACGGACTTAGTTTTATTCCGATGCTGAATCCAAAGCCGATGATCATCCTGACTACTGCCTACGATCAGTATGCTCTTAAAGCCTTTGATCTGGAAGTTAAAGATTACCTGCTAAAGCCAATTTCTTTCGAACGCTTTTACAAAGGTGTACTACGAATCTACCAGGAGTTCAACCCCCAGCACCAGCCGGAGCAAATAGAAACGAACATAATGCCTAAAAACGAGCAGGAATACGTTTTTATAAAAGCAGGTACTCGTATTCAAAAGATTGCTATTCGCGATATTTTATTCATTGAAGGGATGAAAGATTATCTCCGAATACATACCCACAAAGAAAAGATAATGACCTTGCTAAGTTTTGCTAAGTTAGAGGAATTGCTACCTGACAAAAAATTTGCACGTGTGCATAAATCCTTTATGGTCGCCATCGATAAAATTGACCACATCGAAAAAAACAGGATTAGAATAGCTGATCTAATTATTCCAATCAGTAATACCTATGCAGATACTTTTTATAAAAGGTTGAGAGACTTCAAAGACTAG
- a CDS encoding proline-specific peptidase (COG0596 Predicted hydrolases or acyltransferases (alpha/beta hydrolase superfamily)) gives MRQIQKSTLFTLFLFIYYFTCSTSSAQPNSREGYISVEGGRIWYKITGTGKGIPLLLIHGGPGSRSCEGIPVYSSLGEERPVIFYDQLGSGNSDRPTDTCLWKLPRFVSEITALRKALNLDEIHLMGSSWGAAIAVEYLLTQQPKGVKSVTFAGPLLSTPRWMSDANILLSQLPQQVQDTIQKYERLKQYDSPAYIAATDSFYVRYLLRKWGQLSAPAACESSSEFNQQVYQYMWGPTEFTSTGTLKNFDRTDRLHELKLPVLFVAGQYDEARPETMYEFQKKVKGAKVEIIKDSGHLKIIDNPKEYLKAIRNFLAPIG, from the coding sequence ATGAGACAGATCCAAAAATCAACCTTATTTACTTTATTTCTTTTCATTTATTATTTTACCTGCTCCACTTCCAGTGCACAACCTAATTCAAGAGAAGGCTATATATCCGTAGAGGGAGGTCGTATCTGGTACAAAATAACAGGGACTGGAAAAGGGATACCGCTTCTGCTTATTCATGGTGGACCTGGTAGCCGAAGTTGTGAGGGCATACCAGTATATTCCAGTCTTGGAGAAGAGCGGCCTGTTATTTTTTACGATCAGCTTGGCTCTGGCAATTCCGATAGGCCTACAGATACATGTCTCTGGAAACTCCCACGCTTTGTAAGTGAAATAACAGCCTTAAGGAAAGCACTGAACCTGGATGAAATTCATCTTATGGGTAGTTCCTGGGGAGCAGCCATTGCTGTTGAATATCTTCTTACACAACAGCCTAAGGGTGTCAAATCAGTAACATTTGCCGGTCCATTGCTAAGCACACCTCGGTGGATGTCGGATGCCAATATACTTTTATCTCAGCTCCCCCAACAAGTGCAGGATACAATACAGAAATACGAGCGCTTAAAACAGTATGATTCTCCCGCTTACATAGCAGCTACGGATTCCTTTTACGTACGGTATCTATTAAGAAAATGGGGGCAATTGTCAGCGCCTGCAGCATGTGAGTCTTCATCCGAGTTCAATCAGCAGGTATATCAATATATGTGGGGCCCAACAGAATTCACTTCAACCGGTACCCTAAAAAATTTCGACAGAACAGACCGCCTGCACGAACTAAAACTGCCCGTGCTATTTGTAGCTGGTCAATACGACGAAGCCCGCCCTGAAACCATGTATGAATTTCAAAAAAAGGTAAAAGGGGCTAAGGTTGAGATCATAAAAGATTCAGGACACCTGAAAATCATTGACAATCCTAAAGAATATTTGAAAGCAATCAGAAACTTTCTTGCACCGATTGGATGA
- a CDS encoding inosine/uridine-preferring nucleoside hydrolase produces the protein MIRRKNVFRLLVLLIVYNAGCKTIEKEKRTSKANVVKIIFDTDMGSDCDDVGALALLHFYADRGKAEILGCIYSSGKVPYGAGIVQAINIYRGRPQIPVGAAHDTIVGDPVDKMSAEKLVRDTGAFKNTIVHNRDAINQTALNRRLLLSQKDNSVVYVTVGHTKGLYDLLLSGPDDISELSGRELIQIKVKRWVALGALKANNASGNYSKDWNFFFNGTAPFTKYLVENFPGEIHFIDAGRDVMTGKSLINTPTGNIVRTAYRDWLWNVEMKSLEDQRPSWDLATVYYAVEGEGDFLRSAGKGQLEFDVEKGCRWRKETGKYQHIFVVQREGVNNLFADYLNEKIVER, from the coding sequence ATGATTAGACGAAAAAATGTATTTAGGCTTCTGGTGTTATTAATTGTTTATAATGCGGGCTGCAAGACAATAGAGAAAGAGAAACGAACCAGTAAAGCCAATGTAGTGAAGATTATTTTCGACACCGACATGGGCTCTGATTGTGATGATGTGGGGGCACTTGCATTGCTTCATTTTTATGCTGATAGGGGAAAGGCTGAAATTCTTGGTTGCATATATAGTTCCGGAAAGGTGCCTTATGGCGCCGGAATAGTGCAGGCAATTAATATATATCGAGGCAGACCACAGATTCCCGTTGGCGCTGCTCATGATACGATCGTTGGTGATCCGGTTGATAAAATGTCTGCAGAAAAACTTGTGAGGGACACTGGGGCCTTTAAAAATACTATCGTCCATAACAGAGATGCAATAAATCAAACCGCTCTTAACAGACGCCTCTTGCTTAGCCAAAAGGATAACAGTGTTGTTTATGTTACAGTTGGTCACACTAAGGGTCTTTATGATCTGCTGCTTTCAGGTCCTGATGATATTTCTGAGCTGAGTGGACGTGAACTAATTCAAATAAAGGTAAAGCGATGGGTGGCGTTGGGTGCTTTGAAAGCTAATAATGCTTCGGGAAATTACAGCAAAGACTGGAATTTCTTCTTTAATGGTACTGCGCCATTCACGAAGTATCTTGTGGAAAATTTTCCAGGTGAAATCCATTTTATAGATGCCGGAAGAGATGTAATGACTGGAAAGTCATTGATAAATACACCTACGGGGAATATAGTGAGGACGGCTTATCGCGACTGGCTATGGAATGTAGAAATGAAATCATTGGAGGATCAGCGGCCAAGCTGGGACCTTGCTACAGTTTATTATGCTGTGGAAGGTGAAGGGGATTTCTTAAGAAGCGCAGGTAAAGGCCAGCTTGAGTTTGATGTTGAAAAGGGCTGCAGGTGGCGTAAGGAAACCGGAAAATACCAGCACATTTTTGTTGTTCAGCGGGAAGGGGTTAATAATTTGTTTGCTGATTATTTGAATGAGAAAATTGTTGAGAGGTAA
- a CDS encoding NADP oxidoreductase coenzyme F420-dependent (COG2085 Predicted dinucleotide-binding enzymes) yields the protein MKIGIIGTGAIGSILAKKLSAAGHQVKVTNTRDMATLREIATNLGAQAASLENVVKEVDVIIFSIPFKAYKDLPKNLLQDVPQEVTIMDTSNYYPFRDGQLSGLEGKTESEYISQTLGRPVIKVFNNIMEYTLKHKGKAAGEEGRIAISVAGDNEEHKKVAAELVDQTGFDTVDGGSLAESWRQEPGTPAYCTELDAAALKQALAAAEKGKAPAVRDAVMGKFQNSKTFPSHEEMVNINRSTAAGDLK from the coding sequence ATGAAAATAGGAATCATAGGAACAGGCGCTATTGGAAGTATCCTGGCAAAAAAACTTTCTGCTGCAGGGCATCAAGTAAAAGTTACCAACACCAGGGATATGGCCACACTTAGAGAAATAGCTACCAATTTGGGTGCCCAAGCGGCTAGCCTCGAAAATGTGGTAAAAGAGGTGGATGTCATCATATTCTCCATCCCTTTTAAAGCTTATAAGGACCTGCCCAAGAATCTGCTTCAGGACGTACCCCAGGAGGTCACTATTATGGATACATCTAATTATTATCCTTTTCGTGATGGCCAGCTCTCTGGCCTAGAAGGCAAGACTGAAAGTGAATACATTTCTCAAACACTGGGAAGACCAGTGATCAAGGTTTTCAACAATATCATGGAATACACCCTGAAACATAAGGGGAAAGCTGCCGGAGAGGAAGGAAGAATAGCTATTTCCGTAGCGGGTGATAACGAGGAACATAAAAAAGTGGCCGCTGAACTGGTAGACCAGACGGGTTTTGATACCGTGGACGGTGGAAGTCTTGCCGAATCATGGAGGCAGGAGCCGGGTACTCCCGCCTATTGTACCGAATTGGATGCAGCAGCATTAAAACAAGCACTTGCTGCAGCCGAAAAGGGAAAAGCCCCTGCCGTAAGGGATGCGGTGATGGGCAAATTTCAGAATTCAAAGACTTTTCCTTCTCACGAAGAAATGGTTAACATAAACCGTTCCACTGCCGCTGGAGATCTAAAGTAG
- a CDS encoding cyclase (COG1878 Predicted metal-dependent hydrolase) — protein sequence MKNTVILSLAISALSQQAAIAQTDQAGKSPWGPEDEIGTLNMMTPESKLAVLGSINSGQVYDLSVDYFVGMPSFHALGDPGYQYWLTHTPHGTVVDNPNGMGVAMNKKVSYTGDAISMYTHMGTHIDALNHFGLNGKIWNNFSPEQHLGDKGWLKTGAETIPPIIARGVMIDIPAYKGVAELPENYRISANDLKGALRKQKVQLKTGDVVLIRTGQAKHYHNAATYLHQYPGINLEAVKWLVEEQKIMLLGADNLSFEAFPPERNDNWVPVHTYLLAEKGVMFIEQMQLEELAADKVYTFAFIAASLKLKGATGSPMRPLAIPIK from the coding sequence ATGAAAAACACGGTTATACTAAGCCTTGCAATTAGTGCTTTAAGCCAGCAGGCAGCAATTGCCCAAACTGACCAGGCAGGAAAGAGTCCCTGGGGACCAGAGGATGAAATTGGCACACTCAACATGATGACGCCTGAATCTAAATTAGCAGTCTTAGGCAGCATCAATTCAGGGCAAGTTTATGATCTCAGCGTCGACTATTTTGTAGGAATGCCAAGCTTTCATGCCCTGGGTGATCCTGGCTATCAATACTGGCTCACCCATACCCCGCACGGAACCGTAGTAGATAACCCAAACGGTATGGGGGTTGCGATGAACAAAAAGGTGAGTTATACCGGAGATGCCATTTCTATGTATACGCATATGGGTACGCATATAGATGCCCTGAATCACTTTGGACTCAATGGTAAGATCTGGAATAATTTTAGTCCAGAGCAGCATCTTGGGGATAAGGGTTGGTTGAAAACAGGGGCTGAAACCATTCCGCCTATCATTGCACGTGGCGTTATGATTGACATTCCGGCGTATAAGGGTGTAGCAGAGTTGCCAGAAAACTACCGCATCAGTGCCAATGACTTAAAAGGCGCTTTACGAAAGCAAAAAGTACAGCTAAAGACTGGGGATGTAGTACTGATTAGAACAGGTCAGGCGAAACACTACCACAATGCAGCTACCTACCTGCACCAGTACCCAGGCATCAATCTGGAGGCAGTGAAATGGCTCGTGGAAGAGCAAAAAATCATGTTGCTGGGAGCAGATAATTTGAGCTTTGAGGCCTTTCCACCTGAAAGAAATGACAACTGGGTGCCCGTGCATACTTATTTGCTGGCAGAAAAGGGTGTCATGTTTATAGAGCAGATGCAACTAGAAGAGCTGGCGGCAGATAAGGTGTATACTTTTGCCTTTATTGCTGCCTCTTTAAAACTAAAAGGTGCAACCGGATCGCCCATGCGGCCTTTAGCCATTCCAATAAAATAG
- a CDS encoding coenzyme F420-dependent NADP oxidoreductase (COG2085 Predicted dinucleotide-binding enzymes) gives MNIGIIGVGHIGKTLALKLSAAGHEIHVANSRGPETIGTDVLATGAKAVTVQQAVLEKDVIIISIPLNRIPAIAPLLAGASDETVVIDTSNYYPGRDNRIDSIEAGQVESLWVQQQLGRPVAKAWNAIGSDSFAKKGKPAGSSDRVAIPIAADREIDRKVTMALVEETGFDAFDAGSLTDSWRQQPGAPAYGTDLALNELPAAIAAADRARLPKRRDLAVAAFQERLGDATTNPDADYGVRLSRVLYM, from the coding sequence ATGAACATAGGAATCATTGGCGTCGGCCATATCGGTAAAACCTTAGCATTGAAATTGAGTGCGGCAGGGCATGAAATACATGTTGCGAACTCCAGAGGACCGGAAACGATAGGCACGGATGTGCTCGCTACTGGTGCGAAAGCGGTTACAGTTCAACAAGCTGTATTAGAAAAGGATGTGATCATCATATCAATTCCCCTTAATCGCATTCCTGCTATTGCGCCCCTTTTGGCTGGCGCTTCAGATGAAACAGTCGTGATTGACACCTCCAACTACTATCCAGGACGTGACAACAGGATTGATAGCATTGAGGCCGGGCAGGTAGAAAGCCTCTGGGTGCAGCAACAATTGGGACGGCCAGTGGCAAAGGCATGGAATGCCATTGGTTCAGATTCCTTTGCAAAGAAAGGAAAGCCAGCTGGAAGTTCTGACAGAGTCGCTATCCCAATAGCAGCAGATAGGGAAATTGACCGGAAGGTGACGATGGCACTGGTTGAGGAAACCGGATTCGATGCATTTGATGCAGGTTCTTTAACGGACTCCTGGCGGCAGCAACCAGGCGCACCAGCTTACGGCACCGACCTTGCGTTGAATGAACTGCCGGCAGCCATTGCGGCAGCTGACAGAGCGCGATTACCTAAACGCCGCGATTTAGCAGTGGCAGCGTTTCAAGAACGACTTGGAGATGCCACTACTAACCCGGATGCAGATTACGGTGTCCGCTTAAGCCGGGTATTATATATGTAG
- a CDS encoding putative reductase (COG2085 Predicted dinucleotide-binding enzymes), with product MNIAIIGTGRMGKALLKTFHQYSPYKLLFSSRDTIRAQQVLDELKINLQAVPLDEALQADIIIPTLWFKHLLPWLQIHQQQLQRKILIDITNPFNSTFDDFTTAFDTSSAEEIQKIIPETHVVGAFKNTYWVVFDQPVLQKIKSDVYVTSLNEQARYTVISALKSLPFRILDAGSLTNSRTIERMTLLSRELALKAGNYPRISFNLWGLEHEGLK from the coding sequence ATGAACATTGCAATCATAGGTACAGGCCGAATGGGCAAAGCACTCCTAAAAACCTTTCATCAGTATTCGCCTTACAAGCTTCTCTTCAGCAGTAGGGACACAATACGTGCTCAACAAGTATTAGATGAGCTAAAAATTAATTTACAGGCAGTGCCACTGGACGAAGCCCTGCAGGCAGACATTATCATCCCTACGCTATGGTTCAAACACTTGTTACCCTGGCTGCAAATACACCAGCAGCAGCTCCAGAGAAAGATACTGATTGATATAACGAATCCCTTTAACAGTACCTTTGATGATTTTACCACGGCCTTTGACACTTCCTCAGCAGAAGAGATACAAAAAATTATACCAGAGACACATGTGGTTGGAGCTTTCAAAAATACTTATTGGGTCGTTTTTGATCAGCCGGTGCTGCAGAAAATTAAAAGCGATGTATATGTAACTTCTCTGAATGAACAGGCACGATACACAGTGATCTCTGCTTTAAAATCACTGCCCTTTAGGATACTAGATGCTGGCTCACTTACGAACAGCAGAACCATAGAACGAATGACGCTTCTATCACGAGAATTAGCCTTGAAGGCAGGAAATTACCCCCGCATTTCCTTTAATCTCTGGGGTCTTGAGCATGAGGGGCTGAAATGA
- a CDS encoding luciferase-like monooxygenase (COG2141 Coenzyme F420-dependent N5,N10-methylene tetrahydromethanopterin reductase and related flavin-dependent oxidoreductases) — protein sequence MNNQNIAYSILELAIVSQGETIQQTLHNSLALAKEAEAHNYKRIWFAEHHNSDNIGSSATSLLIGYVAENTHTIRVGSGGIMLPNHSPLIIAEQFGTLAHLYPGRIDLGLGRAPGTDPQTAQAIRSDFMKAAHSFPEEVAKIQRYFSLENKKSSVRAAIAEGTDVPLYILGSSTDSAHLAAKKGLPYAFASHFASTHLHDALRIYEQGFQPSEFLDKPYTIAGVNVLVTDTDKEAENLFTSLIRMFVGVLTGSREPLQPPTEMTEELKEIFQHPNLQQMLRYSFVGSKQTVKTQIQEFLKATGVDELITVSTMYNLNERLKSTRLFAEIMKEINVGK from the coding sequence ATGAATAATCAAAATATAGCCTATTCCATTTTAGAACTTGCCATTGTGTCGCAGGGTGAAACCATACAACAGACTCTGCATAATTCATTGGCGTTGGCAAAAGAAGCGGAAGCACATAACTACAAACGCATCTGGTTTGCCGAACATCATAATTCAGATAATATTGGCAGTAGCGCTACCTCCCTGCTCATTGGTTACGTGGCAGAAAATACCCATACCATCCGTGTAGGTTCGGGCGGCATTATGCTTCCCAACCACTCTCCCTTGATTATAGCAGAACAGTTTGGAACGCTGGCTCATTTATATCCTGGCCGTATCGACCTGGGCCTTGGTAGAGCCCCTGGTACAGACCCTCAGACAGCCCAGGCCATACGCTCAGATTTTATGAAGGCCGCACACTCATTTCCCGAAGAAGTGGCTAAGATTCAGCGATACTTTTCATTGGAAAACAAAAAATCAAGCGTCAGAGCAGCCATTGCTGAAGGAACGGATGTACCGCTGTATATATTAGGCTCCAGCACCGACAGCGCACATTTAGCAGCAAAGAAAGGATTGCCTTATGCTTTTGCTAGCCACTTTGCATCGACGCATTTACACGACGCTTTACGAATCTATGAGCAGGGGTTTCAGCCTTCCGAGTTTTTGGATAAACCCTATACCATAGCAGGGGTGAATGTTTTGGTCACTGATACCGATAAAGAAGCTGAAAATTTATTCACTTCATTAATCAGAATGTTTGTGGGTGTATTAACCGGATCCAGAGAACCATTACAGCCACCAACCGAAATGACCGAAGAGTTGAAAGAAATTTTTCAACATCCAAATTTACAGCAAATGCTCAGGTATTCCTTTGTCGGTAGTAAGCAAACAGTAAAAACGCAAATTCAGGAATTTCTGAAAGCAACGGGAGTGGATGAATTGATAACTGTTTCCACCATGTACAATCTAAATGAACGTTTAAAATCGACCAGGCTGTTTGCAGAGATCATGAAAGAAATAAACGTAGGCAAATAA
- a CDS encoding hypothetical protein (COG1733 Predicted transcriptional regulators) codes for MANKMGYLSCLDTVKPVRDAIDVINGKWKLPIIISVMTGNERFTDIQESIPGITPKVLAKELKDLEQHQLIKRVVVDDYPVKILYKPEPYADTLTPIIDALKNWGLNHRKRIFNKE; via the coding sequence ATGGCTAATAAAATGGGATATCTATCCTGCCTTGATACGGTAAAGCCGGTGCGGGATGCGATCGACGTAATTAATGGTAAATGGAAGTTGCCTATCATTATCTCTGTAATGACAGGCAATGAGCGGTTCACCGATATCCAGGAGAGTATCCCCGGGATTACCCCAAAGGTGCTGGCCAAGGAACTCAAGGACCTGGAGCAGCACCAACTCATTAAGCGAGTGGTAGTGGATGATTACCCGGTGAAGATCCTGTATAAACCCGAACCCTATGCTGATACCTTAACCCCTATTATCGATGCTTTGAAGAATTGGGGGTTGAACCACCGGAAGAGAATCTTTAATAAAGAATGA
- a CDS encoding putative Crp/Fnr family transcriptional regulator (COG0664 cAMP-binding proteins - catabolite gene activator and regulatory subunit of cAMP-dependent protein kinases): MRQSVPITEAEAELIAVGFKTKYLKKKEFLLQKGEVSNHMRFISEGCLRAFHLSDDTGEYIIQFGIEGWWINDLSSFLAQTPATQFIQALEPSKLYQIHRDTLHDLFDQIPMLERFFRLKMQKAYVALQDRTYKRMSQTAEERYHDFRQQYRELEQRVPQYMVASYLDITPEHLSALRKKWNDPLS; encoded by the coding sequence ATGAGACAGTCTGTACCTATAACAGAGGCAGAGGCAGAGCTTATTGCTGTGGGTTTCAAAACTAAATATTTAAAGAAAAAGGAGTTCTTGCTTCAAAAAGGCGAAGTATCTAACCATATGCGCTTCATTTCAGAAGGTTGTTTACGCGCATTTCACCTTAGCGACGATACCGGTGAATATATCATACAATTCGGTATCGAAGGCTGGTGGATCAACGATTTAAGTAGTTTTCTTGCTCAAACACCAGCAACCCAATTTATTCAGGCCCTTGAACCCTCCAAGCTTTATCAGATTCACCGAGATACGCTCCATGATCTTTTTGATCAGATACCCATGCTGGAGCGCTTCTTTAGATTAAAGATGCAAAAAGCTTATGTAGCCTTGCAGGATCGCACTTATAAGAGGATGAGTCAAACTGCAGAAGAGCGTTATCATGATTTCAGGCAGCAGTACCGTGAATTGGAGCAGCGGGTGCCTCAATACATGGTTGCCTCTTATCTGGATATTACACCCGAGCATTTAAGTGCGCTGAGAAAAAAATGGAATGATCCACTTTCTTAA